A single region of the Vicia villosa cultivar HV-30 ecotype Madison, WI linkage group LG4, Vvil1.0, whole genome shotgun sequence genome encodes:
- the LOC131599654 gene encoding uncharacterized protein LOC131599654, producing the protein MSSPDSTAPLSTKENNTPISSKIAELNESRSELLGRIQSLKQDLHGWRSKLDTQVKVYRDELTELKKTLNVEVEQLRTEFQDLRTTLQQQQEDVTASLKNLGLQDASGDVKEAQSQETKIEEIAKEEQPVLPEEENTKVAEN; encoded by the exons ATGTCTTCACCAGATTCCACCGCTCCTCTCTCTACT aaAGAGAACAACACTCCCATTTCCTCAAAAATCGCG GAACTTAACGAATCTAGATCGGAGCTTCTAGGTAGAATTCAGAGTTTAAAACAG GATTTGCATGGTTGGAGATCTAAGTTAGACACACAAGTGAAGGTTTATCGCGAT GAATTGACAGAacttaagaaaacacttaatgtCGAAGTGGAGCAACTTAGAACA GAATTTCAAGATCTAAGGACAACTCTTCAGCAGCAACAAGAAGATGTTACTGCTAGCTTAAAAAACTTGGGG CTTCAGGATGCCTCAGGAGATGTAAAAGAAGCTCAATCACAAGAAACTAAGATTGAAGAAATTGCGAAGGAAGAGCAGCCTGTGTTACCTGAGGAGGAGAATACCAAAGtagctgaaaattaa